The following DNA comes from Bos indicus x Bos taurus breed Angus x Brahman F1 hybrid chromosome 5, Bos_hybrid_MaternalHap_v2.0, whole genome shotgun sequence.
GGGCccttaaaaacaaagaatggaAGAATTATTTTGCTTGAGGAGTCTTCGAATTTTCTGAGTAGCTTGGTGTGTTAGTTCCTGCTTATATTCCTATGTTGATTGCCTTGTCAAAATATATGGTCTGTGCATTTCTTATTTTAgactttattgttattattatttttgtggtCTAAAATATGCTGTTTTGTAAATGTTTCATGACCACTTCAATAGAAGAAATCATATAGAGAAGTTGGTAAATCAGATTCCTGGCCAAAAACATCCCacagcctgtttttgtaaataaagttttattggaactcaGCCATGCTCATTTTGTCTATGTATCACCTATGGCTGCTTTTCGGCTACAAACAAAAGGACTGCAAAGCCTAAACTACTTACTgtttggccctttacagaaaaatatttgctgatcACAGATATAGAGGATCTGAATTATATTATTAATCATAGAGATCTAATGAAATATAAAGATAGAGCATGTTTTGATTAAAGTATCCATAGAATACTTAAAAAATTTACCTTATTgctattaattttttctatttcatttgctGAGGAGTGATAAAGAAGTGTTAAAGTCTCCTGTAACTGTAAtcaatttcttttgatttctttttgtattCCTGGCAGCGTTTGTGTTATATATTTTGGTGGTATATTATtcactgcatacaaatttatgaTGGTTATATCTTCAATGTGGAACAttcttaattattataaaaaagttTTTAGGTCAGCATAATAGCTTTTTGTCTTAACTAAACTTTGTGTGATAATAATAACtcaattctcatttttcttaccTTGAACAAGCTATTAACTTTGTACCTGATACATAATACTTGCTAAATAAACctatctgttgttgttgctttttttgcacttatttttcctttcctttccactttTCTGAATCTTGTTGTTTTACATGGGTTTCTTATAGGTATAATATGGTTTGATTTagtcttttcaaaataaaaaactttgcATTTACATTTATTGTAATAATAGTTGCTTGCTATTGTCATCTAATTTTGGCCACATAGTCTGCTCTCTCCATCTTCTCCCACATTAGATAATCTATACTGTATTTTTAGATACACTGAGTGTATGGTAGTACCATTCTCAGGGTTTAGAAATACAGGTTTGTAAGGAGAGATAAGTTTCAGACCATAAATATATCACCTTTATATGTGGAAATGAAACAGTTGAAATAAGGTGTCTTTGAGGTGGTATACCAGAAGAGGACTTCATCTTATCCACCTATTTTCTCGATGCTTTTCACATCCTTAAATTCTGGGCATAAGACATTTAGTAGTTTCACTCAAAATCTTAAATCAAAAAAAGTGAttgcctatattttattttacatttcagtaATTTCTCTAAAGTTCACATGCATTGTTTAGAATAGAAGAATATGATAATACCTCCAAAAAGTGAAGAAATTGGGATGAACACTGTTCTtattttgggttggccaaaaaagttcattcaggcttttctgtaagatcttatgaaaaacccaaatgaactttctggccaactcaGTGCTTGTTTGACTCTGCCTATGTGGGAATGATGATTTATTTTCTCCTAGTTACTACTCAGAAACTCAACTCAGTGATGTTACTCAGATGTTGTTCACACGCTGTTGCGACGATGCATCACGTTTATGTCATCAGAATCCAGATGGCTTACCGGGAAGAGGGGATCCTGGACATTTTGTTGTAGAtactttccatttacagctaATCCTGCACCTGGTACAGAGAAACTTCCCTGGGACTCCACCCTCATCTTAGAACTCAGCCTGGactaaaacccacagattagCACCACATATGCAGCTCCCCAAATCTTTCCTTTCCATTACTCACACTTACTAATGAATAACTTGCTTTGAGTTTTATTCACACTCTGCAAATCATTTGCTCAACAACCACTGTGCAGAGTACATAGTGAGGGGAATGCCAACGAATAGAAGATTTGCTCTATTTCCTTAAAAGTTTGCTATCTGATAGGTGAGTTAGCACTGATATTAATGTATACTGTATCAGGGGGCCCCAACCTCTGGCATCTAATGCCTGATCATCTGAGGTAGAACTGAtgtaatagtaatagaaataaagtgtataataaatgtaatgaacttgaatcatcctgaaaccaccccccaACAGCACattggtccatggaaaaattgtcttctgagaaaccagtccctgatgccaaaaagatTGGAGACCGCTGTAATATATGACATATTTATGGAAAGACTTGAGTGCTGAAAAATAGTTAATAACTACAATGAGATCACAGATTTAGAATGAGATGGGACTGATAACTAAAAAACCCTCAAGGTAGAGGTAAGTTTGGAGGCAAATTTCTAAGAAACATGGTACATGAATTGTGATTAGGGGGAGAAGGGTCCCTCTGGCAAGGAGAATAATGATGTGGTGAGGCAAAGAGCCACTTTGTTAGAGAAGGTCTTAGATGAGCCCCAGTTCCCTTCCAGAGAGAAAATGCTCTTGGAAGTTTTTCATGGATGTGGAGACGGGAGTTAGGAAGGCTGGAAAAAGTAGGTGGGAGGACTAGTTGGAGAAAAGCCTCGAAGCTCAAATTGAGGCTGAATCTGTTTTAATggacaaaaaggaaatgatatgcttttttttttttttttaaggtgtttttgatgtggaccatttttgaagtctttattgactttattaaaatattgcttcggttttatgtttcagttttttggccgagaggcatgtgggatcttagcttcccgaccaggagttgaacctgcaccccctgcattgggagggggaatcctaaccactgtatcactagggaagccccctggcagatccttttttgtttttaaactcctAAATCCAAAAGTCCATTTTCAGGTCTTCTCTTCTTTGCTGTCCATGGAGCATCTTACTCCATCAACCACTCTGAGAAGCTGCTCTTTGGCTCCTGGGAGACCAGCTGGGCTTATTTCTTGTACTAACGCTGGCAATCTCTTTTGAACAACCTCTGCTGATTCCTGCTTGGTTGAGACGGTGTTCCAGGGTTTTGTCCTCGGCCCTCTCGCTGCCATACATGCTCTCTGTATGATCTGGTATCCACAGCCTTCCAGTGCCTGCTGTGACCCCTCCGTGACCCTTCACTTGTGCTCACAGCCCAAACATCTCCTGAGCCTCAGACTCACATGTCTGAGCACAGGGAGGTCAGCAGAACCCGGTGTCGTGGAGcctggcttttatttatttttttggttgcactgtatgacttgtgggatctgaattccctaaccagggattgaacccgggccatggcagtgaaaacccagaatactaaccactaggccaccagggaacttctaGGAGCCTGGTTTCTAAAAGtcagtgatcttgggcaagttatttaatgcCTCTGTACCTCTGTTTTCTGCATGTAGAAAGGGGGCATAATCTGGCATGAATACAcccacactactatatatgagtcagaagataaccaacaaagacctactgtagagcacaggggaaCTCTCCTCAGTACTCTGTGTAAACCCATATgagaaaagagtctaaaaaagaatgaatacatgtatatgtataactgagtcactttgctgtacacctgaagctaatgcaACACTGTACATCTAGTAGactccaataaaatgaaaagtgggGCCATAGTaacagggctgttgtgaggattaaatgatgcctccctgaccagggatcgaggaATGGAATCCGTGCCTTCTGCAGCGGgagctgagtcttaaccactggacctccagggaaatccctccaaTTCATCTTAGATTCAACAGATCTAAACTGGGCATCTCTTCCCACAAGCCTGTATTTCGAAGCTCCATTGATTCTGCCTTCCTAAGAATCTCCTACCATTCCTTGCCCATCTCTCAGGCCTCATCTCCCTGGTTTCCTCTCtaaagccttttttttaaaaaacaaaccccaTTAGGGAGAGTGGGGTTTCACTGTTTTCCGTGTGCCCTCAAGATTCCCCAAACACTCTACAACCCTTATTTGTGTGTCAGTGTGACTCTGTTGGTCGTCCTGGGGCAGCGGTCACACTCTGGGTCTGAGGGTCCGAGTGATTTGTATACTTAACACGGCGCCTGACACAAAGTACACACTTAAGTGTTGATTGACAGGAAGATTGACCAATTACAGAGTTGCTTACTTTGGAGCCTTCTCAGATGTTGTTTAAATAGAGAGAGGCttaaacagacttgtggttgccaaaagGGAAGTGGGGCTGGGgtagggatgaattgggagtttggggttagcagatgcaaattattatatagagagtggataaacaagatgGTCCTATTGTGTAGCATAGGGTACtgtatttaatatcctgtaataaaccataatggaaaataatatgaaaaagaatataaatatgcataactgaatcagtttgctgtacccctgaaactaacacaacgttaaCTACAcgtcaatgaaaaaaataaaaatgagaaaataaatagagGCTGGAGTCAGGGAGAAAAGCTTCAGGGAGCATAATAGTGATTTAGGGATGAAACAAAAGATTAAATTCTAATTAAGACTATTCATAAAGGGATAATCTTCCTTTGTTACACTGAATATGTAAATTCATCTCTCTAAGAATCAGTCTTATCACCTACAAAATGGGCTGTAGgaatattaaatgataaaatagatgTAAAACCATGTTAATGAGTGAATACACATGGAAACGTATAAACTCTCAGCATCGAGTCTGGCTCTTAAGGGGTCTCCACATGTGACAGTAGTTGTCATTTgtattattcatatttatattgtgACTATTGTTATTACTACTGATGGACTGTGGCAATTCCAGAatagagagaaaattaaaatgctagAAAATTGCCAATTTGCCAGGCTGGAATGTTGTGAAGACTTGGCTTGACTTAACAAACACCAGGCTGGGATGTTGTGAAGACTTGACTTGACTTAACaaacatttgagttattttttatcATTCCCCAGGCAGTTATCCTAAGAGGTCATTATTATCCTCTTCTTTttattgaaagtttttttttttttttttgctgtttttactggagtatagttgatttacaatgttgtgtttgtttcaggggTACAGAAAAGGGAATCTGTTATATATatgcgtgctaagttacttcagttgttaccccatggactgtagcccaccaggctcctctgtccatgggattctccaggcaagaatactggaatgggttgccatttcctcctccaggggatcttcctgacccagggaccgtatatatatatacataggggCCTCCCAGatgatcctgacccagggactaaacctgcatctcttaagtttcctgctttggcaggtgagttctttaccactagcaacacccgggaagcccctgtatgtgctgtgccaagtcgcttcagtcgtgtccgactctttgtgaccctgtggactgtagcctgccaggctcctctgtccatggaattctccaggcaagaatactgaggtgggttgccatttcctcctccaagggatcttcctaacgcagggatcaaacccgagtctcccgcattgcaggcggagtcttcaCCACCTGATGTCTTCTTCTTTTTAGATGATAGAATGAGATAAATCTTATATAAGGAGGAATGTAAGATCAGCTCTGGGCAAAATTCAGGGCCATGGATAATTCCTGCTCAGATAATCTGGGGAGGGTCGCATACAGCCAGCTAGGCAACCTACTAAGTCTGGATGTAAGTAACTCCAGacaccctccccacctctctgGGAAGAGAGGAGTCTCAGAGGTTGGAAAGGAGCACCTGAGAGACCCTTCACATGCTGACATTTGACCTTGCATCCCCGTCAACGCCTGTGTCGGTCAGGGCCACTCTAGGGTCAGTCCTGCTCCAGTGACTCTGCAGCTCTGTCTGGCAGGCAAGTGTTCCCCTGGTGTCCTGAGCCGGTACTCAGACCCTTCAACCTCACCTCCAGCCCTGGTCTGGAGTTTCGTTAGTAGTTTGGGGCAGAGATTCTTTTAATGACAGGAGATGGGGCAGGAAGCAGGATGAGGGGATGGGAGAAAGAGACTTGGGAATTGTCTACAAAGCTGGACATGGGCTCAGAATGCCTAGTTCAGCACCCAGCTGCCTTTCATAGAGGAGAGAACggaggctccaggagatggtgtccACAGAGAGAGGCAGCTGAAACCCCTCTGTCCTAAAGATCGGAGTCAGAGGCCTTGGAATAGAGCTCAgtgactccctccctccctgcttccctctcgTCTCCCCCCCGCAACCCCCgctttggttctttttcttttccctttctctttcctccatcttTCGTTTTTTTAACCTTTCGGTCATgcactgactcatctgaaaagggTTTAAGCCAGCACCAAGGGCTGTCGGGGTCTTGGCTGTGGGTGTTGGTGGATTACTAGATGGGCGTGGTTGGCTCAGCTGCTGTAATAAGTGAAGGGGGTCTCACCCTTATGACTCAAGGTCCTTGCTCGTGTCTGGGGCTATGCTGAAACCTCACCATCTCCCTCCATAGTGCAGGGTTTAGTCATCAGAGAATTGGGTGGGAGCGAATGACTGGATTCCAGTAAAACCTCTGCTTAGATCTGCTTACTCAGGATCCAAGCTACCCGGAGGCCCCTGGAATCACTTAGTAGCCCAGCTGTGGCCAGACTCCTACCTCAGACCCACCTAAGGAGGATGGGTGAAAGGGAGTTAGAGCTGGGGATGAACGCAATGGAGGCTTATGAGgaatcccaccccaccccactgtcTCAAGAGTAGCCCTGCTCCCCATCAGATTCTACTTCTATCCACACACTCACTCATCCATCCTGGTTAGGTGCttgcccttccctggtggctctgctggtaaagaatccacctacaatgctggagaccctggttctattcctgggttgggaagatgcgctggagaaggaaacggctacccactccagtattcttgggcttcccttgtggctcagctggtaaagatccacctgcaatgtggtttgagccttgggttgggaagatcccctggagaagggaaagggtacccactgcaatattctggcctggagaattccatggaccatatagtccctTGGGttaaaaagagtcaaacacgactgagcaactttcaccttcactgAGTCAGGCGCGAGGCTAGTGGTCAGGGAGAGAATTTTAACAGCTCAATCCCTGCTTTAAGGACGCTTTGAATTTAGAAGATAAAGACTCACCAAGAGGCACTACAGGATTTTGTGATAAATGCAGGCGATGTGGAGGCTCTCTGGGAATTCAGGGGATGTATCTCTCATCAGGGGGCTTCCgcggtggctcagctgtaaagaatctgcctgctaatgcaggagacacaatccctgggtcagcaagatccccaggagtaggaaatggcaacccactccactattcttgcctggagaattccgtggacagaggagcctggcaggctacagtctatggggttgcagagagtcggacatgacttagtgagtaaacaacaacagcaatctcTCATCAGACTAGGGCATCCAGGGAAACATCCTGGAAGAGGGGACCTCTAAGGTGAGGGATGTCAGGGAGAACGTCCCATGCAGATGGGGCGGCAGATTTGAATCGAGATAGTGGGGCTTGTTGGGAGGACAATGAGAAGCACACATATGGGGATGATGAGGAAGGCATGGTCAGCCATGAGGCTGAAGAGGTAGGCAGGGGCTGAAGATATACAGGCAATGGCTCGTCCCCCAGCCACAAAGAGAGTGACCCTGAGAGCCtaagcctgggacttccctggtgggccagtgactaagactccatgctcgaaaagcagggggcccgggttcaacccGGGTCagcgaactagatcccacataccacacctaaaagattctgtgtgccccaactaagacctggcacagccaaataaataaataaaaataaaagtgattgcAAGACTTAGACAAGTGAGTTGTATACAACCATGCTTGATCCATTGTGAGAATGAGTTAGGAGACCTTCCCTCCTCTTCAGAGCAGGTCCAAGAGTAAATTGTCTCTTTTTGTCCTCCTTTGGCCTTTGTAGAACACCTACTTTCTTGGTCGGACTCTAGGTCTCTCTGCccacccttcctttttttttgactgtgctgcaaAGCTTGCAAGacttcagttccctgaccagggattgaacctgggccacagcagtgacagcatggagtcctaaccactggaccaccagggaagtcccataggtCTCTCTGCCCTTGACTCTGGGTACGAATGATGACTGCATGACCTCtagtctcatttttctttctgctccagCCCTCAGGTTCTTCTCCGAGGCTGTTGCTTTAGCTCCTGGAGGTTTCTATTCTCAAATGGTGGTACTGCTCTTTTCTTCCTCAAACCCTGCTTTCTAAAGGACGTCAGCTCCTCAGAACCCTGTCCCTTTCCCCAGCCCCGATCCTGGCGGCTCATCTGGGCCATTCCCTGCGTGACCCAGTGCCTTCTCAGTGCAAATCTGCTGTGAGTGAGTTTGTTCAGTTTTATTTCCCTCTGAGAAAATGTAAACTGCTAGGGACATTTCAGACCCGTTGCGCAATCGCTGTCATGTTGGGGAAAGGGTGGCGGAGGAGTGAGAGGTGAAATAGGAAGGATAGTTTCAAAAAATTAGTCACTCAGATAAAAAAAATTACGAAGAAGTTTTCATTTGAAAAGGTTTTCAAATATTCTTAATTTGAGAGAATTGAGAACCATGAACCTTAATTGGATATCCATTTGATATGAAAGAGTCATTGTTAATTTCTAAAGTTCGATTAACTTAAAAAGGAGTTTTGTCCTTTACAAATGTATGCTGAAGCAGCTATGTAGAGAATGATGCTTGAGATCTGGCTAAAAAACCTAGTGgggccttccctgatggtacagtggttaagactccttgctcccaatgcagggggcatgagtttgatccttggttggggagttaagatctcaGATGATGAGaggtatagccaaaaaaaaaaaatcgttaaTTGCTGAGACCTATTCAAGGGCAAGTCTTATGGCCAGGCATAGATCGCAAAATGGTTtaggttaaaaatgttttctctatgtTACGAAAGTCATACCTGGTTCTCTTTCCTCGGGGACCCCCACCTTGCGTGCTCACAGTGTTGGATCCTGGTCTGTGGGTGCCAGGAGGCCCCAGTACACAAACCCTCCCTGTGCAGCTGCACAGAAgtgaggggggcggggggcaggtgtCTCTGCTTGACCACCCCTCTGTGCAGCACCACAATGTTCCCTTAGTGGAAAACCTCATCAGTCTCTCAAGATTGAGGGTTCAGAGTAAACTGGTTCAGAGTCCTTTACAATTATCAGATAATTATGACAACAATGACTTGTCAGCCAACAGGACTGCCctgaggggtggggaaggagcagTGCCAGGGAGGGGCACAGAGGGTGAGAGAAATACCTTTCCAGCTGGCAACCGCCCTTATGATTAATCTGAGAGGAGTGAGGCGAGGAGGTGCTAAGGGAGGAGAAAGTGGAGCCTGGTCCCTTCCCCTGTGGATGCTGCCCTTGAACTAGACCAGGCCCTTCCTCTTCTGCATCCTCAgcatggacaggggggcctgtcCCTCTCCCTGTCCTGTACCACCCATATCAGACTTTGGGGGGCCTTGTATTTCAGGGGTTGCCTGTATCTGAAGCTCATCTGCCTTTCTTTGTCCTTTTGCATCTCATTCTGTACTGCCTTGCGGAGGTAGAACATAACCCATTCTTTGCTCTGTGCCCTGCATGCGGTTGGGATGACCAGGGTgttatatccctgggttggaatccaGGTGACAGACCCCTGGCCAGGGGAGTCCATGGGAAGGCTATGCAGCAGTGGCAGGTTAGATCTGTTTTTTCTACTATAGAAGAAACATGTCTGATGTGTGTTTCCCCTTTACCAGTTGATCATCTGGAAGAATGATGGACACACGGTGGTGCTGGTTGAATGAATGGCCGGGTTACAAAGTGAAgcttagagggacttccctggggctcagtggttaagactctgtgcttctaatgcaggggacatggggtccacccctaatcagggaactaagatctcacatagcACCCCTGCAACatagcaaaaagacaaaaaataaaataaaataaacagcatacaacaaaacaaaaactttctaTTGTGTCATAGGAACGTAAAAACAgttaaataattcagaaaaaaaaattatagatctGTTGAGAAgctattaggctcctctgtccatggggttttccaggcaagaatactgaagtgagttgccattcccttttccaggggaattctcctgacccagggattgaacctgggtctcctgcattgcaggcagggtatttttttttttttttttttttaaccatctgagccaccaaggaagcccaaaaaggAGCATTAGCTATTGGTAACATTTTCTGTTGGATCACCTCCTGTTTTCCAGGATGTTATTCTAGGATGTGTCATCCAGGATGTCCCTCCTTACGAGTAGCTTATTAAGAGTTCACTAtggggaccttcctggtggtccagtggttagaaccccacactttcactgctgagggcatgggttcaatccctggttggggaactaagatcccgcatggccatgcagcatggccaaccCTATGACAGGCAAGACTGGTTCCATTTCTTTTGGGATCAGCAGTGCCATCCTTACAAATGTTAATTAGGGAGGGAAAATGATGTGTGGCAGCAGAGCTCAAGATGAGGGCTCAGTGGCTAAGAGGGGAGGGCTGACACTCTGCAGAGAAATCTATGGTTCAGATAACTCAGATAATACCTATGATTCTCTTGTCTGAGAGAGATTCGGAGGCTTACAGATAACATCTGTGGCTGGGCCTGAGGTAGAAAAAAACTGGAGACTGTTAATATGATTCaaaggcttgtgggattttagttctctgaccagggatcgaactcgggccCTGCCAGTGAgagtgcggagtcctaaccactgaaccgaCAAGGAATTCACAAAGTATTAACTTTATGGTTAGATAATTCCATGTTCACCAGTTCCTAAGAAAGCACTAGTCAAAAATATCAGGAACCCCGGCAAGTTCTTTGTGACGTTATTTCTTGAGATGTGGCTCAAATACTCCATTCAAAGTTTTGGGTTTCCTGGCTTCAGGGAAAATATGAATATAGTTAAATTGCGGGGAGGGAGGTACGAGGAGTCCCTTCCCTTCATCAGCCTTTAGAATTTGCCATGAGAGGTGGAGAACAGCTAGTAGCTTGATCTAACGTTGTAAATTCAGGGGTAAAACCCTGACTGcctgtgctaagtagcttcagtcatgtccaactctttgccactcgatggactgtagcccaccaggttcctctgtccatgagattctccaggcaagaatactggattgggttgccatgtccttgagcttccctaatagctgataaagaatccacctgcattgtgggacacctgggttcgatccctggattggcaaagggaaaggctacctcctccagtattctggcctggagaattccatggactgtatagtccatggggttgcaaagagttggacacaactgagcaactttcacttcacctgccacttccttctccaaaaaaacctgactagaaaaggcaatggcaccccactccagcactcttgcctggaaaatcccatggacggaggagcctggtgggctacagtccatggggtcgctgaaggtcggacacgactgagcgacttcactttcacttttcagtttcatgcattggagaaggaaatggcaacccactccagtgttcttgcctggagaatcccagggacgggggagcctggtgggctaccgtttatggggtcgcacagagtcggacacgactgaagtgacttagcagcagcagcagcagatatacaAGATTGTTTCTGAATTGTTTCTGGTCCTCTGTGCCTGAGTTTATGGGAGAGATTCACCCCCAGCCCAACTTTGCTTTCTTGCAGGACCAGAATGTCCACAGTAGCCCCTGCTGGTTGCCGCTCAGACCTGGACTCCAGGTACTACAGACTCTGTGATAAGAAGGCAGCCTGGGGCATCGTCTTAGAGGCATTGGCTGGCGTGGGGGCTGTAGCCTCGGTGGCCTTCATGATCGCCCTGCTGGTCCTCATTTGCAAGGTGCAGGACTCCAATAAGCGAAAACTGCTCCCCACGCAGTTCCTCTTCCTCCTGGGTGTGCTGGGGATCTTCGGCCTCACCTTCGCCTTCATCATCACACTCGACGGCGGCACGGGGCCCACGCGGTTCTTCCTCTTCGGCGTCCTCTTCGCCCTCTGCTTCTCCTGCCTGCTGGTTCATGCCTTCAACCTGACGAAGCTGGTGCGAGGGAGGCAGCCACTGTCCATGCTGGTGATGCTGGGCCTGGCCCTGGGCTTCAGTCTGGTGCAGGACATCATTGCCATCGAGTACGTGGTTCTCACCATGAACAGGACCAACGTCAACATCTTCTCTGAGCTTTCTCCCCCACGGCGCAACGAGGACTTCGTCATGCTGCTCATCTACGTCCTCTTCCTCATGGCGCTGACCTTCCTCACGGCCTCTTTCAGCTTCCAGGGATCCTTTACTGCCTGGAAGAGACACGGGGCCCATATCTACCTCACCACGATCCTCTCCATTGCCATCTGGGTGGC
Coding sequences within:
- the GPRC5A gene encoding retinoic acid-induced protein 3, whose protein sequence is MSTVAPAGCRSDLDSRYYRLCDKKAAWGIVLEALAGVGAVASVAFMIALLVLICKVQDSNKRKLLPTQFLFLLGVLGIFGLTFAFIITLDGGTGPTRFFLFGVLFALCFSCLLVHAFNLTKLVRGRQPLSMLVMLGLALGFSLVQDIIAIEYVVLTMNRTNVNIFSELSPPRRNEDFVMLLIYVLFLMALTFLTASFSFQGSFTAWKRHGAHIYLTTILSIAIWVAWITLLLVPTLSPQWDDTILSSALVANGWVFLLAYIAPEFHLLTRQQNPMDYPVEDAFCQPQFMKQSYGVVNRAYSQEGIIQGTEETGSTLYAPYSTHFQLQNRDSPKDFSIPRVQTRVSPYSDYEGRKDVS